The following proteins are co-located in the Diorhabda carinulata isolate Delta chromosome 4, icDioCari1.1, whole genome shotgun sequence genome:
- the LOC130893201 gene encoding syntaxin-7, with the protein MESTYQNGSQNKDQEFQKLCQTIGTSIQKISQNVSSMQRMVNQIGTHQDSPELRKQLHSIQHYTQQLVKDTNGYIKDLSNIPPSLSQSEQRQRKMQRERLQDEFTSSLNMFQNVQRSTASKEKEQVNKAKAQAYGSEPHLVGYKSKDQQLIELQDNNTKQVQLQDEVNLRELEEQEQSIRQLESDINDVNQIFKELGTLVHEQGEVIDSIEANVERTTDFVSQGAQQLREAGTYKNKVRRKKLILAGIATIILIIIILIIVLSVRN; encoded by the exons ATGGAATCAACTTATCAAAATGGGAGTCAAAATAAGGATCAAGAGTTTCAAAAACTGTGCCAAACCATTGGCACTAGTATTcagaaaatatcacaaaatg TTTCTTCTATGCAACGTATGGTTAATCAAATAGGAACTCACCAAGATTCTCCTGAACTAAGAAAACAATT ACATTCCATTCAACATTATACTCAACAATTGGTGAAAGATACAAATGGATATATCAAAGATCTTAGCAACATTCCACCATCTTTATCTCAGTCGGAGCAAAGACAGAGAAAGATGCAAAGAGAACGTTTACAAGATGAATTCACAAGTTCACTAAATATGTTTCAAAATGTCCAAAGAAGCACTGCTTCCAAAGAAAAAGAGCAAGTTAACAAGGCCAAAGCTCAAGCATATGGTAGTGAACCTCATCTTG TTGGATATAAATCCAAAGATCAACAACTTATAGAATTGCAAGATAATAATACAAAGCAAGTGCAGTTGCAGGATGAAGTCAATCTTCGAGAATTAGAAGAACAGGAACAATCTATAAGGCAGTTAGAG agtGACATAAACGACGTAAATCAAATATTCAAGGAATTGGGGACTTTAGTTCATGAGCAAGGAGAAGTAATTGATAGTATTGAAGCAAATGTAGAAAGAACCACAGATTTTGTCAGTCAGGGTGCTCAGCAATTACGAGAGGCCGgtacatacaaaaataaagtaaGAAGAAAGAAGTTAATCTTAGCTGGTATCGCAACTATCATTTTAATTATCATCATATTGATCATTGTTTTGTCTGTTAGAAATTAA